In a genomic window of Microterricola viridarii:
- a CDS encoding PTS sugar transporter subunit IIA → MTLPPLPDSAIDIAVSAADWRAAVELCGAALTRSGATSPGYTGRMVQVIDEFGAYIVIAPGLALAHARPGPDVLREGLSVVTLAEPVSFGHPHNDPVSVVVGLAVKSSDEHVHSIAALANVFNDETVIPALAAAPDADTVRALLGVTE, encoded by the coding sequence ATGACTCTCCCGCCCCTGCCCGACTCGGCCATCGACATCGCCGTCAGCGCCGCCGATTGGCGCGCAGCCGTTGAACTGTGCGGGGCCGCGCTGACGCGCTCCGGCGCCACGAGCCCCGGGTACACGGGGCGCATGGTGCAGGTCATTGACGAGTTCGGTGCATACATCGTGATCGCGCCCGGGCTCGCCCTCGCGCACGCCCGGCCCGGCCCCGATGTGCTCCGGGAGGGGCTCAGTGTGGTCACGCTCGCCGAGCCCGTCTCCTTCGGGCACCCGCACAACGACCCGGTCAGCGTGGTCGTCGGCCTCGCGGTGAAGAGCTCGGACGAGCACGTGCACTCGATCGCCGCGCTGGCGAACGTGTTCAACGATGAGACGGTCATCCCCGCGCTGGCCGCGGCACCTGATGCCGACACCGTGCGTGCGCTGCTCGGCGTGACCGAGTGA
- a CDS encoding PTS sugar transporter subunit IIB: MKIVAICGAGIGTSGILKVNAERALGRLDIEADVTASDVAGVAAQAADAQVILTSPELVAHIGKTNADVVVINNYFDLEEITAKLETALG, translated from the coding sequence GTGAAGATCGTCGCGATCTGCGGGGCGGGCATCGGCACCTCCGGCATTCTCAAGGTGAACGCCGAGCGGGCCCTCGGCCGGCTCGACATCGAGGCCGACGTCACGGCCTCGGATGTCGCCGGCGTCGCCGCCCAGGCGGCAGACGCCCAGGTGATCCTCACCTCGCCGGAGCTCGTCGCCCACATCGGCAAGACGAACGCCGACGTAGTCGTGATCAACAACTACTTCGACCTCGAGGAGATCACGGCGAAGCTGGAGACGGCGCTCGGCTAG